In the Gemmatimonadaceae bacterium genome, one interval contains:
- the rpoB gene encoding DNA-directed RNA polymerase subunit beta, whose protein sequence is MNQISFAKLETGMDMPHLLDIQTRAFESLLQLDAAQQEREDVGLERVFKDLFPITDVHENFSLEFVRYSLGEPKYSVAECIERDMTYSAPLKATLQLVIFEDTGDGKRPRNIIEKEVYLGELPLLTELGTFVINGAERVIVSQLHRSPGVVFEESTHPNGQRLLSSRIIPFRGSWVEFTVDIHDVIYVHIDKKKKFPATALLRAFGYGENRDILRLFFAERDLDLTKKRETRNDQREVLGAIIAEDITLEGEITAADAPKPKTKKAKAERERSEAALLVREGDELTEEVLNRLVRQGVTSVKVFASYTQIDLRDEQDAIDRGEREVRRTLAKDVIDLDTGEVIAEKDTTLTDAVIKKIRKADQTKVTVFVASGRAESTLIKNTLAKDPTKAEEEALKQIYALLRPGDAPNRETAKQALERLFFSPKRYDLGRVGRYKINQRLRLNTPMSTTVLTKEDFVEIMRQLVELHEGRGDVDDIDQLGNRRIRSVGELIANQFSVGLSRMARLVKERMSINTDPEKISLDDLVNARTVSAVIQAFFGSSQLSQFMDQTNPLAELTHKRRLSALGPGGLTRERAGFEVRDVHYSQYGRMCPIETPEGPNIGLITSLACFARVNDLGFIETPYRIVKEGRVTGEIVWLDANREEDAIIAQANAKLNPDGTFVDELVLTRKRGDLPLEPPENIDYMDVAPEQLVSIAAALIPFLEHDDANRALMGSNMQRQAVPLLQPRTPLVGTGLEATVAVDSGAVIIARRAGIVTSVTADEIIVDAGLIAGAVETDRPLARLGQLDRYKLKKYWRTNQDTAINQRPLVRMGQQVAKGEVLADGAATEMGQLALGANVTVAFMPWYGHNFEDAIVLSERLVKFDVFSSIHIQELELHVRDTKRGQEEITREIPNVAEESLVDLDERGIVRIGAQVKPGDILVGKITPKGETELSPEEKLLTAIFGEKAKDVKDSSLKVPPGMEGTVIDVKIFSRVEDQVVEKDRGERIGEVRRLEGEEKIRVNEVRDAELATLLEGEKVSLALKAGTVEEAIPAGTVLTKEILEGLRFATLDLKTFRVENKKANDRVREIIDAANEEKSRIEERAEERIDRILQPDELPPGVIQLVKVYLAEKRKISVGDKMAGRHGNKGIVARIVPEEDMPFLPNGRPVDIVLNPLGVPSRMNVGQILETHLGWAAKLLNFYAKTPVFEGANEREIGLLMKLAGLRWARETLMLGDASNDATPAEVKALLADIKPDRRLPDKVELLMDANLNDLGGKAMSAETKGLYTRAKDFLTQAARTLAQRELDAVQATIAIHRTGDELPGDAAKAIELLESEAQASPVAALQKKGLPALAAMLAGGKEADTDAAAAELIRLAGLTPTGKAKLRDGRTGEYFTSPVTVGEIYMLKLSHLVDDKIHARSIGPYSLVTQQPLAGKAQFGGQRFGEMEVWALEAYGAAHTLQEILTVKSDDVNGRSRVYEAIVKGQNLPEPGIPESFNVLVKELQALGIKVTLGASDGTGVELIDAGGNSNGGEE, encoded by the coding sequence ATGAACCAGATCTCGTTCGCGAAGCTCGAGACGGGCATGGACATGCCCCACCTGCTGGACATCCAGACGCGCGCCTTTGAGTCGCTGCTACAACTGGATGCCGCGCAGCAGGAGCGCGAGGACGTCGGCCTCGAGCGCGTCTTCAAGGACCTGTTCCCGATCACGGACGTCCACGAGAACTTCTCGCTGGAGTTCGTGCGGTACTCGCTGGGCGAGCCCAAGTACTCGGTCGCCGAATGCATCGAGCGCGACATGACGTACTCGGCCCCGCTCAAGGCCACCCTCCAGCTCGTCATTTTCGAGGATACCGGCGACGGCAAGCGTCCCCGGAACATCATCGAAAAGGAAGTCTATCTCGGCGAACTGCCGCTCCTCACCGAGCTCGGCACCTTCGTCATCAATGGCGCTGAGCGCGTCATTGTCTCGCAGCTGCATCGCTCGCCCGGCGTCGTGTTCGAAGAGAGCACGCACCCGAACGGCCAGCGGCTGCTCTCGTCGCGGATCATTCCCTTCCGCGGCTCCTGGGTCGAGTTCACCGTGGACATCCACGATGTGATCTACGTCCACATCGACAAGAAGAAGAAGTTCCCCGCGACGGCCCTGCTGCGTGCGTTCGGCTATGGCGAGAATCGCGACATTCTGCGCCTGTTCTTCGCTGAGCGCGACCTCGACCTGACCAAGAAGCGCGAAACGCGCAACGACCAGCGTGAAGTGCTCGGCGCCATCATCGCCGAAGACATCACGCTCGAAGGCGAGATCACGGCGGCCGACGCGCCGAAGCCCAAGACCAAGAAGGCGAAGGCCGAGCGCGAGCGTTCCGAGGCCGCGCTGCTTGTGCGCGAAGGTGATGAGCTCACCGAAGAGGTGCTCAACCGTCTCGTGCGCCAGGGCGTCACGTCGGTCAAGGTCTTCGCGTCGTACACGCAGATCGACCTCCGCGACGAGCAGGACGCGATCGACCGCGGCGAGCGCGAAGTGCGCCGTACGCTGGCCAAGGACGTGATCGATCTCGACACCGGTGAAGTGATCGCCGAGAAGGATACGACGCTCACCGACGCCGTCATCAAGAAGATCCGCAAGGCCGACCAGACCAAGGTGACGGTGTTCGTCGCCTCCGGCCGCGCCGAGTCGACGCTCATCAAGAACACGCTGGCCAAGGATCCGACCAAGGCCGAGGAAGAGGCGCTCAAGCAGATCTACGCCCTCCTCCGTCCGGGCGACGCCCCGAACCGCGAAACGGCGAAGCAGGCGCTCGAGCGCCTGTTCTTCTCGCCGAAGCGCTATGACCTCGGTCGCGTCGGTCGTTACAAGATCAACCAGCGCCTGCGCCTCAACACGCCGATGAGCACCACGGTCCTCACGAAGGAAGACTTCGTGGAGATCATGCGTCAGCTCGTCGAACTGCACGAAGGCCGCGGCGATGTGGATGACATCGACCAGCTCGGCAACCGCCGCATCCGCTCGGTCGGTGAACTGATCGCGAACCAGTTCTCCGTCGGCCTCTCGCGCATGGCGCGTCTGGTCAAGGAGCGCATGTCGATCAACACCGATCCGGAGAAGATCTCCCTCGACGACCTCGTGAACGCCCGTACGGTGTCCGCGGTCATCCAGGCGTTCTTCGGCTCGTCGCAGCTGTCGCAGTTCATGGACCAGACGAACCCGCTCGCCGAGCTGACGCACAAGCGTCGCCTCTCGGCGCTCGGTCCGGGCGGCCTCACGCGTGAGCGCGCCGGCTTCGAAGTCCGTGACGTGCACTACTCGCAGTACGGCCGCATGTGCCCCATCGAGACGCCGGAAGGTCCGAACATCGGCCTGATCACGTCGCTCGCCTGCTTCGCCCGCGTGAACGATCTCGGCTTCATCGAGACCCCGTACCGCATCGTGAAGGAAGGCCGGGTGACGGGCGAGATCGTGTGGCTCGACGCGAACCGCGAAGAAGACGCGATCATCGCGCAGGCCAACGCCAAGCTCAATCCCGACGGCACGTTCGTCGACGAACTCGTGCTCACGCGTAAGCGCGGCGACCTGCCGCTCGAGCCGCCCGAGAACATCGACTACATGGACGTGGCGCCGGAACAGCTCGTGTCCATCGCCGCCGCGCTCATTCCGTTCCTCGAGCACGACGACGCCAACCGCGCGCTGATGGGCTCGAACATGCAGCGCCAGGCGGTGCCGCTCCTCCAGCCCCGTACGCCGCTCGTCGGCACGGGCCTCGAGGCCACCGTGGCCGTCGACTCGGGCGCGGTGATCATCGCGCGCCGCGCCGGCATCGTCACGAGCGTCACGGCCGATGAGATCATCGTCGACGCCGGCCTCATCGCCGGTGCCGTCGAGACCGATCGTCCGCTGGCGCGCCTCGGCCAGCTCGATCGCTACAAGCTCAAGAAGTACTGGCGTACCAACCAGGACACCGCCATCAACCAGCGCCCGCTCGTCCGCATGGGCCAGCAGGTCGCGAAGGGTGAAGTGCTCGCGGACGGTGCGGCGACGGAAATGGGCCAGCTCGCGCTCGGCGCCAACGTCACCGTGGCGTTCATGCCCTGGTACGGCCACAACTTCGAAGACGCCATCGTGCTCTCCGAGCGCCTGGTGAAGTTCGACGTGTTCTCGTCGATCCACATTCAGGAGCTCGAACTGCACGTCCGCGACACCAAGCGCGGGCAGGAAGAAATCACGCGCGAAATTCCGAACGTCGCCGAGGAGTCGCTGGTTGACCTCGACGAGCGCGGTATCGTGCGCATCGGCGCGCAGGTGAAGCCGGGTGACATCCTCGTCGGCAAGATCACGCCGAAGGGTGAGACCGAGCTGTCGCCGGAAGAGAAGCTCCTCACGGCCATCTTCGGCGAAAAGGCGAAGGACGTGAAGGACAGCTCGCTCAAGGTGCCGCCGGGCATGGAAGGCACGGTCATCGACGTGAAGATCTTCTCGCGCGTCGAAGATCAGGTCGTTGAAAAGGATCGCGGCGAGCGCATCGGTGAAGTGCGCCGTCTCGAGGGCGAGGAAAAGATTCGCGTCAACGAAGTGCGTGACGCCGAGCTGGCCACGCTCCTCGAAGGCGAAAAGGTGTCGCTCGCGCTCAAGGCGGGCACCGTCGAGGAAGCGATTCCGGCGGGCACCGTGCTCACGAAGGAGATCCTCGAGGGGCTCCGCTTCGCGACGCTCGACCTCAAGACGTTCCGCGTCGAGAACAAGAAGGCGAACGATCGCGTGCGCGAGATCATCGACGCCGCGAACGAAGAGAAGAGCCGGATCGAAGAGCGGGCCGAAGAGCGTATCGACCGCATCCTGCAGCCCGACGAGCTCCCGCCGGGTGTGATCCAGCTCGTGAAGGTGTACCTGGCCGAGAAGCGCAAGATCTCGGTCGGTGACAAGATGGCCGGCCGTCACGGCAACAAGGGTATCGTGGCGCGTATCGTCCCCGAAGAAGACATGCCGTTCCTCCCGAACGGCCGTCCGGTGGACATCGTGCTCAACCCGCTGGGCGTGCCGTCGCGCATGAACGTCGGGCAGATCCTCGAGACCCACCTCGGGTGGGCCGCGAAGCTGCTCAACTTCTACGCGAAGACGCCGGTGTTCGAAGGCGCGAACGAGCGCGAAATCGGCCTGCTCATGAAGCTCGCCGGCCTGCGCTGGGCGCGTGAGACGCTGATGCTCGGCGATGCGTCGAACGACGCGACGCCAGCCGAAGTGAAGGCGCTGCTCGCCGACATCAAGCCCGACCGCCGCCTGCCGGACAAGGTCGAGCTGCTGATGGATGCGAACCTCAACGACCTTGGTGGCAAGGCGATGTCGGCCGAGACCAAGGGGCTGTATACCCGCGCGAAGGATTTCCTGACGCAGGCGGCGCGCACGCTGGCGCAGCGTGAGCTCGATGCGGTGCAGGCGACCATCGCCATTCATCGCACGGGTGACGAACTCCCGGGTGACGCGGCGAAGGCCATCGAGCTGCTCGAGAGTGAGGCGCAGGCCTCGCCGGTCGCGGCGCTGCAGAAGAAGGGACTCCCGGCGCTCGCGGCGATGCTCGCGGGTGGCAAGGAGGCCGATACGGACGCCGCCGCGGCGGAGCTCATTCGTCTGGCCGGGCTCACGCCCACGGGCAAGGCGAAGCTGCGCGACGGTCGCACGGGCGAGTACTTCACGTCGCCGGTGACGGTCGGCGAGATCTACATGCTCAAGCTGTCGCACCTTGTCGACGACAAGATCCACGCCCGCTCCATTGGCCCCTACTCCCTCGTCACGCAGCAGCCGCTCGCGGGCAAGGCGCAGTTCGGTGGTCAGCGCTTCGGCGAGATGGAAGTGTGGGCGCTGGAGGCGTACGGCGCGGCGCACACGCTCCAGGAAATTCTCACGGTGAAGTCGGACGACGTGAACGGCCGCAGCCGTGTCTACGAGGCCATCGTGAAGGGCCAGAATCTGCCCGAACCGGGCATCCCGGAGTCGTTCAACGTGCTCGTGAAGGAACTGCAGGCGCTCGGCATCAAGGTCACTCTCGGCGCCAGCGATGGCACCGGGGTTGAGCTGATCGACGCCGGCGGCAACAGCAACGGCGGGGAGGAGTAA
- the rpoC gene encoding DNA-directed RNA polymerase subunit beta', which yields MIDFRSSREARASAFDFMSVRIASPEEIRGPKDPKERERLEMAGLRTWWSWGEVTKPETINYRSFKPEKDGLFCERIFGPVKDWECHCGKYKRIRYRGVICDRCGVEVTLSKVRRERMGHIELAVPVAHIWFFKTLPSPMGNLLDVTLRDLEKVIYYSNYIVIDPGSQEVRERQLLDEDEYLTLRQKAKAEGDTAFQCDIGAPAVRELLKRLDVDKTAEELRGSVVGETSQHRKKQMLKRLKIVDAFRTSGEGGEIRNRPEWMIPDVIPVIPPDLRPLVPLDGGRFATSDLNDLYRRVINRNNRLQKLISHRAPEVILRNEKRMLQEAVDALFDNGRRSKAIRGRGKRPLKSLSDMLKGKQGRFRQNLLGKRVDYSGRSVIVVGPELKLHQCGLPKAMALELFKPFIIHKLVESGEAETVKRAKKIVERENAMVYEVLEGIIKDHPVLLNRAPTLHRLGIQAFEPVLVEGKAIRIHPLVTTAFNADFDGDQMAVHVPLSFEAQIEARVLMLSSNNILKPSDGRPVAEPSQDIVLGCYVATKAPSADFDRKITDPAFVNSLPSLSSIAEVEMAIVNDRANLQTPIRWLVETENGKEWIGTTCGRVLFNGIVPKGMPFLNKDMKKKALGELVFASYRSAGLAETVAMLDRLKEFGFRNATRGGVSIGIEDLHIPKDKQTLLQEASERVERFQRAYATGNITNGERYNKVIDTWTHANTDIADAMIKTMRESQGGFNPVFMMFDSGSRGSRDQIRQLAGMRGLMAKPQKKLTGGIGEIIENPIKSNFREGLSVLEYFSSTHGARKGLADTALKTADAGYLTRRLVDVAQDMTITEEDCGTILGLETAALKEGEDVIEPLAERIVGNVAADDVFDPMERDEAGRPRLLVEAGTLISEEMAQQIEDAGIETVKIRSVLTCEAKRGLCRMCYGRNLATMAMVDLGEAVGIIAAQSIGEPGTQLTLRTFHVGGTAARIAEQTARKTKKAGVIEFGDRLVTVVNPDGQKVVTSYEGELIIKASAEKNAAIEARLQVPLGAYLMVEDGQAVKKDDTVFTWDPYSNPIIADVEGTVRFVDLVEDESLSEELDELTGLRQRVVIEDREKKLHPHIEIWQSKGGKEKRVRDFILPVGAVITIEDGSELKAGTILAKISREAYKTRDITGGLPRVAELFEARRPKDPATISEIDGFVRFGEIKRGKREVFVRPAIVENGSWTVDESQPEQVYEVPSGKHLCVHEGDRVRAGDRISEGPVNPHDILRIKGPRAVQEYLLNEVQEVYRLQGVKINDKHIGVIVKQMLQKVRIADSGDTELLEGEHVDRSQFRDVNEDAKKRKIRPATAEPLLLGITKASLTTQSFVSAASFQETTRVLTDAAIRGSRDDLLGLKENIIIGHLIPAGTGMYRYQEVDVDSEALPEPEPMPEPLEPNFEALLPAFEPSAFTMPDE from the coding sequence ATGATCGATTTCCGCAGCTCGCGCGAAGCCCGCGCGTCCGCGTTCGATTTCATGTCGGTCCGGATCGCCTCGCCCGAGGAGATCCGCGGCCCCAAGGACCCCAAGGAGCGCGAGCGGCTGGAGATGGCCGGCCTGCGCACCTGGTGGTCGTGGGGTGAGGTCACCAAGCCGGAAACCATCAACTACCGCTCGTTCAAGCCGGAGAAGGACGGTCTCTTCTGCGAGCGCATCTTCGGTCCGGTCAAGGACTGGGAATGCCACTGCGGCAAGTACAAGCGCATCCGCTATCGCGGCGTGATCTGCGATCGGTGCGGCGTGGAAGTGACGCTGAGCAAGGTGCGTCGCGAGCGCATGGGCCATATCGAACTGGCCGTGCCGGTCGCGCACATCTGGTTCTTCAAGACCCTGCCGAGCCCGATGGGCAACCTGCTCGACGTCACGCTCCGTGATCTCGAGAAGGTCATCTATTACAGCAACTACATCGTCATCGACCCGGGCAGCCAGGAGGTGCGTGAGCGCCAGCTGCTCGACGAAGACGAATACCTGACGCTCCGCCAGAAGGCGAAGGCCGAAGGTGATACGGCGTTCCAGTGCGACATCGGCGCGCCGGCCGTGCGGGAACTGCTCAAGCGCCTCGACGTCGACAAGACCGCCGAGGAGCTCCGTGGCAGCGTCGTGGGTGAGACGTCGCAGCATCGCAAGAAGCAGATGCTCAAGCGCCTCAAGATCGTCGACGCGTTCCGCACGTCGGGTGAGGGCGGTGAGATCCGCAATCGGCCGGAGTGGATGATCCCGGACGTCATTCCGGTGATTCCGCCCGACCTGCGTCCGCTCGTGCCGCTCGATGGCGGCCGCTTCGCGACGTCGGACCTGAACGACCTCTATCGCCGCGTCATCAACCGCAACAACCGCCTGCAGAAGCTCATCTCGCACCGCGCGCCGGAAGTGATCCTGCGCAACGAGAAGCGCATGCTGCAGGAAGCCGTCGACGCGCTCTTCGACAACGGCCGCCGCTCGAAGGCCATTCGTGGCCGCGGCAAGCGTCCGCTCAAGTCGCTGTCCGACATGCTCAAGGGCAAGCAGGGCCGGTTCCGTCAGAACCTGCTCGGCAAGCGCGTGGACTACTCCGGCCGCTCGGTCATCGTCGTGGGTCCCGAGCTCAAGCTGCACCAGTGCGGCCTGCCGAAGGCCATGGCGCTGGAGCTCTTCAAGCCGTTCATCATTCACAAGCTCGTCGAGAGCGGTGAAGCCGAAACGGTGAAGCGCGCCAAGAAGATCGTCGAGCGTGAGAACGCGATGGTCTACGAGGTGCTCGAAGGGATCATCAAGGACCACCCGGTGCTGCTCAACCGCGCGCCGACGCTCCACCGCCTGGGCATCCAGGCGTTCGAGCCGGTGCTGGTGGAAGGCAAGGCCATTCGTATCCATCCGCTCGTCACGACGGCGTTCAACGCCGACTTCGATGGCGACCAGATGGCCGTGCACGTGCCGCTCTCGTTCGAGGCGCAGATCGAGGCGCGCGTGCTCATGCTCTCCTCGAACAACATCCTCAAGCCGTCGGACGGTCGTCCGGTGGCCGAGCCGTCGCAGGACATCGTGCTCGGCTGCTACGTCGCCACCAAGGCGCCGTCGGCCGACTTCGATCGCAAGATCACGGACCCGGCGTTCGTGAACTCGCTGCCGTCGCTCTCGAGCATCGCCGAAGTCGAAATGGCGATCGTGAACGACCGCGCGAACCTGCAGACGCCGATCCGCTGGCTCGTCGAGACCGAGAACGGCAAGGAATGGATCGGGACGACGTGCGGCCGTGTGCTCTTCAACGGCATCGTGCCGAAGGGCATGCCGTTCCTGAACAAGGACATGAAGAAGAAGGCGCTGGGCGAGCTCGTCTTCGCGAGCTATCGCTCGGCGGGGCTGGCCGAAACGGTGGCCATGCTCGACCGCCTCAAGGAGTTCGGGTTCCGCAACGCGACGCGCGGTGGCGTGTCCATCGGCATCGAGGACCTGCACATCCCGAAGGACAAGCAGACGTTGCTGCAGGAAGCGTCGGAGCGCGTCGAGCGCTTCCAGCGCGCCTACGCGACGGGCAACATCACGAACGGCGAACGCTACAACAAGGTCATCGACACGTGGACGCACGCGAATACGGACATCGCGGACGCCATGATCAAGACCATGCGCGAGTCGCAGGGCGGGTTCAACCCGGTGTTCATGATGTTCGACTCCGGCTCCCGTGGTAGCCGCGACCAGATCCGCCAGCTGGCGGGTATGCGCGGCCTCATGGCCAAGCCGCAGAAGAAGCTGACGGGTGGTATCGGTGAAATCATCGAGAACCCCATCAAGTCGAACTTCCGTGAAGGCCTCTCGGTGCTCGAGTACTTCTCGTCGACGCACGGCGCCCGTAAGGGTCTGGCCGACACGGCGCTGAAGACGGCCGACGCCGGCTACCTCACGCGTCGTCTGGTGGACGTCGCGCAGGACATGACGATCACCGAAGAGGATTGCGGCACGATCCTCGGCCTCGAGACGGCCGCGCTCAAGGAAGGCGAAGATGTGATCGAGCCGCTCGCCGAGCGCATTGTCGGCAACGTGGCCGCCGATGATGTGTTCGACCCGATGGAGCGCGACGAGGCCGGCCGGCCGCGTCTGCTCGTGGAGGCGGGCACGCTCATTTCGGAAGAGATGGCGCAGCAGATCGAAGATGCGGGCATCGAGACGGTGAAGATCCGTTCGGTCCTCACCTGCGAAGCGAAGCGTGGTCTCTGCCGCATGTGCTACGGTCGCAACCTGGCCACCATGGCCATGGTCGATCTGGGCGAGGCGGTCGGTATCATCGCCGCGCAGTCCATCGGCGAGCCGGGCACGCAGCTCACGCTGCGTACCTTCCACGTCGGCGGCACGGCGGCGCGTATCGCCGAGCAAACGGCGCGCAAGACGAAGAAGGCCGGTGTCATCGAGTTCGGCGATCGTCTCGTGACGGTCGTGAACCCGGATGGCCAGAAGGTCGTGACGTCGTACGAAGGCGAACTGATCATCAAGGCGTCGGCCGAGAAGAACGCGGCCATCGAAGCCCGCCTCCAGGTGCCGCTCGGCGCGTACCTGATGGTCGAGGATGGTCAGGCCGTGAAGAAGGACGACACGGTGTTCACGTGGGACCCGTACTCGAATCCGATCATCGCGGACGTCGAAGGCACGGTGCGCTTCGTGGACCTCGTCGAAGACGAGTCTCTGTCGGAAGAGCTCGACGAACTGACGGGTCTCCGCCAGCGCGTCGTGATCGAGGACCGCGAGAAGAAGCTCCACCCGCACATCGAGATCTGGCAGAGCAAGGGCGGCAAGGAGAAGCGCGTGCGCGACTTCATCCTCCCGGTCGGTGCCGTGATCACGATCGAGGACGGCTCGGAACTCAAGGCCGGTACCATCCTGGCCAAGATCAGCCGTGAGGCGTATAAGACGCGCGACATCACCGGCGGTCTGCCGCGTGTGGCCGAGCTCTTCGAAGCCCGTCGTCCGAAGGATCCGGCCACGATCTCCGAGATCGACGGCTTCGTGCGGTTCGGCGAGATCAAGCGCGGCAAGCGCGAGGTCTTCGTCCGTCCGGCGATCGTCGAGAACGGCTCGTGGACGGTGGACGAGTCGCAGCCGGAGCAGGTCTACGAAGTGCCGTCTGGTAAGCACCTCTGCGTGCACGAGGGTGACCGCGTGCGCGCCGGTGACCGCATCAGCGAAGGTCCGGTGAACCCGCACGACATTCTGCGGATCAAGGGCCCGCGCGCGGTGCAGGAGTACCTGCTCAACGAAGTGCAGGAGGTCTATCGCCTGCAGGGCGTGAAGATCAACGACAAGCACATTGGCGTGATCGTCAAGCAGATGCTCCAGAAGGTGCGCATTGCGGATTCGGGCGACACCGAGCTCCTCGAGGGCGAGCATGTCGACCGGTCGCAGTTCCGCGACGTCAACGAGGATGCGAAGAAGCGGAAGATCCGTCCGGCGACGGCGGAGCCCCTCCTCCTCGGCATCACGAAGGCCTCGCTTACCACGCAGTCGTTCGTGTCGGCGGCCTCCTTCCAGGAGACCACGCGCGTCCTCACCGACGCGGCCATCCGTGGCTCGCGCGACGACCTGCTGGGCCTCAAGGAGAACATCATCATCGGTCACCTCATCCCGGCCGGTACAGGCATGTACCGCTACCAGGAAGTGGATGTCGATTCCGAGGCGCTGCCGGAACCGGAGCCGATGCCGGAACCGCTGGAGCCGAACTTCGAGGCATTGCTGCCGGCCTTCGAGCCGTCGGCGTTCACGATGCCCGACGAGTAA
- a CDS encoding serine/threonine protein kinase → MTATFGYHVSDFQDRLQAALGGDYHLERELDGAGMSRVFVAREQALRRTVVIKVLPPDLAAGVNVERFRREIQLAAQLQHPHIVPLLAAGEDDGLLWFSMPFIEGQSLRQALAERGKLSARDVVRILHDVVDALAYAHARGIVHRDIKPGNILTQGMHALVTDFGVAKALSEAIPLPLHGGTTSGMAIGTPAYMAPEQLAADPAADHRVDIYAVGLLAYELLTGKSPFSGNSPQATLAAQLTYVPPAPHTLSSDIPPALSAIIMRCLEKQASKRHDTAAALLADLEAMPPVSGGLPVRSPSGGRRTRALVAGAAVVAAAAWALTSRLPSGSETPTGADTLDARDAGPGGARQKVAVVRTPGMRDADSIRIVSETIPVFREVGDGLAGTTVPLVMTHAESLAIAEAVLRRQQVQKTEQAAGGAEPKPAGAAAASAAGAKVFVHAPDGGLTEVNREQIVAEVSRIFTDSMANAIKEMQAALAKAPRIVRFGPPGSDPNQPGMPPVPGMPPGSTGPTGNVRSFTLTMAPPSDGRLRIVVLPYQNTTGKREYMGATREVANMLRASIPADKYEVITDSTDRGSRSAPDRMSMGWTMRADYMLTGMITTRQDSMVYLTQLIDVRTGRFTRVSEVAAPLTDMKRAFDPTKAQVAAWLDTASAIAARRRGGQPGDRR, encoded by the coding sequence ATGACGGCAACCTTCGGATACCACGTGAGCGATTTTCAGGACCGGCTGCAGGCAGCCCTGGGCGGCGACTACCACCTCGAGCGCGAACTCGACGGGGCGGGCATGTCGCGGGTCTTTGTGGCGCGTGAGCAGGCCCTGCGGCGCACCGTGGTCATCAAGGTGCTGCCCCCCGACCTCGCGGCCGGCGTCAACGTCGAGCGCTTTCGGCGCGAGATCCAGCTTGCCGCGCAGCTGCAGCACCCGCATATCGTGCCGCTCCTCGCCGCTGGCGAGGACGATGGCCTGCTCTGGTTCTCGATGCCCTTCATCGAAGGGCAGTCGTTGCGGCAGGCGCTCGCCGAGCGCGGCAAACTCTCGGCGCGCGACGTCGTCCGCATCCTGCACGACGTAGTCGACGCACTCGCCTACGCGCACGCCCGCGGCATCGTCCATCGCGACATCAAGCCGGGCAATATCCTCACGCAGGGGATGCACGCGCTCGTCACGGACTTCGGTGTCGCCAAGGCGCTCTCTGAGGCCATTCCGCTGCCCCTGCACGGGGGCACGACCAGCGGCATGGCGATCGGGACGCCGGCGTACATGGCGCCGGAGCAGCTGGCCGCTGATCCCGCCGCTGATCATCGCGTCGATATCTACGCGGTCGGGTTGCTCGCGTACGAGTTGCTGACCGGCAAGAGCCCCTTCAGCGGCAACTCGCCACAGGCGACGCTCGCCGCACAGCTCACCTACGTGCCGCCGGCGCCGCACACACTCTCGAGTGACATTCCGCCGGCGTTGTCGGCGATCATCATGCGCTGCCTCGAGAAGCAGGCGAGCAAGCGTCATGACACCGCCGCCGCGCTGCTGGCCGATCTCGAGGCGATGCCGCCCGTCAGCGGCGGCCTGCCGGTGCGGAGCCCCTCGGGCGGACGCCGCACGAGAGCGCTCGTCGCGGGCGCCGCCGTAGTCGCCGCAGCGGCGTGGGCGCTCACGAGCCGCCTCCCGAGTGGCTCGGAGACGCCCACCGGCGCCGATACGCTCGACGCTCGCGATGCCGGTCCGGGTGGCGCCCGTCAGAAGGTCGCTGTGGTGCGCACCCCGGGCATGCGCGACGCCGACTCGATCCGAATTGTGTCCGAAACGATCCCCGTCTTCCGCGAAGTGGGCGACGGGCTCGCCGGAACGACCGTCCCCCTCGTGATGACCCACGCGGAATCGCTGGCGATCGCCGAGGCGGTGCTCAGGCGGCAGCAGGTGCAAAAGACCGAACAGGCCGCCGGTGGCGCCGAGCCGAAGCCGGCCGGCGCCGCCGCCGCGAGTGCCGCGGGGGCGAAGGTGTTCGTGCATGCGCCCGACGGCGGACTGACCGAAGTGAATCGCGAACAGATCGTCGCCGAGGTGTCGCGCATCTTCACCGACTCCATGGCCAACGCGATCAAGGAAATGCAGGCCGCCCTCGCCAAGGCGCCGCGCATCGTGCGTTTCGGGCCGCCGGGGAGTGATCCCAACCAGCCGGGCATGCCGCCGGTCCCCGGCATGCCTCCCGGCAGCACCGGCCCCACGGGGAACGTGCGCTCGTTCACCCTCACCATGGCACCGCCCTCCGACGGGCGACTGCGCATCGTGGTGCTCCCCTACCAGAACACCACCGGCAAGCGCGAGTACATGGGCGCGACGCGCGAAGTCGCGAACATGCTCCGCGCGTCGATCCCCGCCGACAAGTACGAGGTGATCACCGACTCCACCGACCGCGGCTCACGCTCGGCCCCCGATCGCATGTCGATGGGGTGGACGATGCGGGCGGACTACATGCTTACCGGCATGATCACCACGCGCCAGGATTCGATGGTGTATCTCACGCAGCTCATCGACGTGCGTACCGGCCGCTTCACCCGCGTCTCTGAAGTGGCCGCGCCGCTCACCGACATGAAGCGCGCCTTCGACCCCACCAAGGCGCAGGTGGCGGCGTGGCTGGATACGGCGTCGGCGATCGCGGCGCGGCGGAGGGGCGGGCAGCCTGGAGATCGACGGTAA